The region GGAGATTGCATGTCCTGTTTGATTTAGACCATATGGCTCACCTTCAAACAATTGATTATAGCGAAACCCAGGATGGCTTTGATTTAAAAGTTGATTTTATTTCGCAAAAAATTTCTAAACTCAATCTTCATTATCAGCGGCGAAAAGACCTTACGAGATTCCAACAAGTTTGTTTAACAACAGTTAAGGGTGACAAATTAATTTCACCTCTTAAAAAAGAAACCAAAGGGCTTTTTTTGCGAGATTTTCAATGTTTTTTAAACCGCCTCCACGGCCAAGGCATGCCCTATGTTTCTGATCAAGCCGTTCTGCAAGTTTTACAATGGGCCGATGCTATTGATGATGCGGTCAAAAAATTCCGCGATTAACGGCCTCGCACATTCCGGCTTTCCACAAGCATTCTATATCATGAGCATAAACTGAGCTTAAAAGAATAGGCCGGCTGGTGTTGAAACCTTCTTGATTAAAGAAACTACAACGAATAATTTCGGTAGGTACAAATTGGGTGCGCCATTGGGGGCGTTCCATAGGAATGACAATCATGGAGTGAGTTTCTCGTTCATAATTTAAATAGTAGTTTGGGAGATCGCCCAAAAGCTTGGCCTCTTTTTCATTTTTAAAAAGGCTTCCTTTAGGAAGAGCGGTAGTAGGGTGGTCAAACTTGATCTTCAAATCTAAATTGGCTTGATTGTAAATGGTCTTGAGTTGAATGTGTATTAAATGAGGGTTTTTGTTGATGCGGGCATCAGCAAGTTGAAAATAATCATGGGTGAAAAAATTTCCAAAGATAGAAAACACTCGTTGATCAGTATCGCTGCGTAACGTTCGAAAGCCGCGCAGCAGTTTTCCGTTTTTTGTTTTGTAGCGAACTAACAAACCATAACTTGCTAAAAATAAATTTTTGCCTAGCCAACTGGGTAAAGAAGCAAGCCGTAAGGCTTCCATTTGAAATAGAGTTAAGTAGAGCAATCCATAATTTTTTTTATCACGATGGAGGGTTTCAAGCTTTAGACTCGGTGCCAGCCAAGGTTCTAAGAGAGCCGCCGGCAGGGCAAAGGTTAAAACTAGAGCTTCCCGTAAAAGTGCCTTGGTGGGAAAGCGGTGCCGCTTAAATAAATAGAGCATGCGAGTTTCTACTTGAGGCTAAGAGTAGGGTCAAGGCGTAACTCTCATCAGAGTCTTGATGTAATGCCTCAGTTTTAGGGGCCTTAGCTTTCTGAAACCCTTTGTGCGAGAGCGACGAGTCATGAGCGCTTAAAAAACATATGGTTTGTAGAAGCCTGTCCTGAGCCTTAGCGAAGGATCTCCTACGAACAAGGAGATCCCTCGTAAAACCTCGGGACAAGCTTCTAAACAAACGTGCGAATACGAGGAGCGGAGCACGGGTTGAGGAAAGCTAAGGCCCCTAAAACTGAGGCATTACTCCTTGATAAAATCAACAATTGATGATTTACAAGGCGTTCATATGGGAAAGATTTATCGATTAGCAATCATGCCCGGTGATTTTATTGGTAAAGAAGTTGTGATCGAGGAAATGCGGGTTTTAGAGGTTTTAGCCAAAAAATTTGGATTGCAGTATACGACCACACATTATCCTCATGGGGGCGAGCATTATGTCAAAACAGGGGAATTGCTGCCCGATTCTGTGGTATGTGAGTTGAAAGATCATGATGCCATTGTTTTTGGTGCCGTTGGTCATCCTCATTTGATCAAAGGTGAAGTGGAGCAGGGGATTTTATTAAAAATTCGTTTTGATTTAGATCAATATGTCAATTTACGCCCCGCAAAATTATATAAGGGCGTAGATGTTCCGATTAAAAAGTTACATCCCAGTTTGCCGGATGGCTATGAGCTCATTGTAGTGCGAGAAGGTACCAGTGATCTTTACACCGGCAAAGGTGAAGTTAAAAAAAATCAAGCAGGTGCTGTGGTTTATGCGACCCAAATCATGGAATATACTGATTTGCAGGTCGATCGAGTAAACCGCTATGCGTTTGAACTAGCTCGTCGCAAAAAATCTGAAACGGGCCAAGATTACCCCGTGGTGTTGGGTGGCAAATCCAATGTGCTGACCAACGTTTTTGCAAGCCTGTGGCAACCACGTTTTGAGGCCATGGGTAAGAGCGAATATCCTGATGTAAAAATACATTATCAACATATTGATGCCCTCAATGGCCCACTGCTGGTGAGCAGTTCGCCCGAGTGGTTTAATATTATTGTCACGGGTAATATGTTTGGCGATATAATCACTGATTTAACCGCGAGTTTATTTGGTGGCATGGGAGTGGGGGCTAGCGGTTGTATCAACCCCGAAGGCACTTCGATGTTTGAGCCCATTCATGGTTCAAGCCCCAAAGATTATGGCAAAGGCACGGTAAGCCCGATTGCCGCAATTTTAAGTGGGTCGCTGATGCTCAAAGAAATCGGTGAAAAAACCGCCGGCATTGCCCTTGAAAAAGCCGTTGAAAAAGTCTTGGCCTCTGGCAAAATTCCTAATCTTACTATTCACAGTGGTGTTTCTACTCGCCAGCAAGCCGACCTTATCATTCAAGAGTTACTTGTCTAAGACTGGCCAGGCTTTAGCCTCAGGGTCATTATAATGCCACCATTCGGTGGGAATAGACTTAAACCCGGCCTTCAGCATGGCCTCTTTTAGAATGGCCACATGGTTTTTAGCTAAGTCACTTGCCATGGGGTACCCATGATGGGCCTTTTCATTAAATTCATCATATTCCGAGGGCATCTCAACATCTTTGCCATCGAGGGTTACCAGGGTTAAATCAACTGCACCGCCCCTATTGTGCACGGATCCTTTGCTGGGGTTAGCGACATAACGGGAGTTGGGCATAATCGCCCACATCTTTTTTTGAACGGTGAGAGGGCGGTAGGCATCAAAAAGTTTGATGCGATAGCCTTGAGTTCGTAAAATTTCTGCAGCAACTTTTAATTTTTCAACCGAAGTTTTTCGCAAAAAAGCTACGGGTTCAGGGTAAACTGTTTGTTTCAAAAAATTGTTAGGGGTGGCATAACGAATATCAAGTACAATGTCGGGAATGATTTGCTTTACTTCGACTAAGGGGTTGTTATCTAAACCTTTAGTCTGCGCCCAAACGGCAACAGGAATAAAAAATAAGAGCAACGCGACGAAAATTTTATTCATGGTTGTGGCTTGAGGTCATATTGGGGGGTGGCCGGTTGGCATCGACCTCAATAATGGAATGAGTAATGTCGAGGTGATTGCCAACAAATTCTTTGGCTAGGTTGAGTTCAACCACTCGATACCATACTTCTTTGGGGCCTACTTTAAAGATATGGTTGATACATAGGCATTTAAATTTAAAACCTAGAGAAAATTCAGGGGGGTTAACGTAGTGAGGGGCAGCAAAAAAATGAAAGGTTTTATTCGTCGGATTTTGCATCACTAAAATAAATGTGGTCGTGCTACCGGGGATTAATCTTAAAGTGGAATCGCTAATTTCTTTTCCCACGGGGGCTAAGCTTAAATTTTTAACCGATTGAGTTTCCCACACAGTGATGGGGCGCCCCGCCGCAGGTTCATAAATTTTGACAGCAGGCAATTTACCAATATATTGCCACAGAATTTTAGTGCTTACGACTTCAGCAAAACCCGTCAGCGGAGTAAGTAAGAAAAATAGACTTATTGCAAATTGGCTAAAAAATTTTCGTGTCACAAATTACTCCAGTTTGAGTTCCAATTGTTTAAAGGTGATTCGTTGTTGAGGCTTGGTGTGAGTGACGATATATTGAGCCCCCATCTTTTTCAAGGTAATGTAGTCAATAAAAATAGATTGCTGTAGGGCTGGATCTTTATTGAGATTGCAATCGCGGCCACAGCCATTACAATCCATTTCAACTGGCGTTTTGGTGGTTTTTAAAAATCCAAAGATCTTAAGATCAAGTTGGTTGGTTTGAGATTTAATCACCTCGTAATTACCGAGGGCATAAAAATCGAGGTAATTAGCACCCTTTTCTGATAAACCATCCATGAACATACTGCCATCGCTGCGTAACCTTAGGTTCCAATTGCCAAAGCCCTTTGAGCCTTTTTCGGCACCCATTAAGTCGTTGTTCAAAATTTCAGCCACCCCTGCTTGGGTGAAAGAATTTGCATTCGATTGGTTTAAACGCTGAATATTTTGCAAGGGGTTTAACATAAACCACCCTTTGCCATCAAAAAACCGCAATTCGCTAACCACCAGGTCTTGGTATTGTTTGCCGGGGTAGGCCTCTTGAACAGTCATGGTTAGTTCTTTGCCAGTAAATGGTTTTGGTAAGGCAACATCTTGGAAACCCATAATATCTTTTAAAGTGACGGTCTCATGATAGCCATTGTCACCTTCCAATAAAAAAGTCTTAACGCGGGCATTGGAGAAACAATGAATGTCCGAGCGTTGGTAGCCATTCCATATTCTCAATTTTTCAACCGTTTCACCTTGGTCAAAATTAAAGCGCAAAGAAACACCAGTGGTTATTTTTGCTGTTGACCACGCATATTCAAAACGAGAATCAAAGAGATTCATCACATCATAATTTTGGTCGTAGGTATGGCTAGCTAAGGCCGTGCCTTTTACGACTCGAGGCACTTCAAAGGTATAGAGCGAGGCCGCATCTTCCTTTTCTTTGTAAATTTTGATGGCCTTAAGACAGAGTGGCGCGTTTTTTCTGAAATTAAAAGTGAGAGAGCGTGCAGTGAAAGGATAATTGGATTCAACCGTAGGCTTTAACTTAGTTAGTTCCCAACTGCCTTCATCAAAATTACGATAAACAACTATACTGTCATTCCATTCACCATTGCAGGGAATAACCTCAATTTTTTTAAAAGGAAAACTTTCGTCGGGGTAGAGGTGAACTTTGACGTATTGAGCCTTTGGGTTGGCATGCCAGGGCTTTCCCTGAAAAATTTGCAGGGGTAGTTCTTGATCAATGCCGTTTGAAGCCACAAGGGACATGGAGATTTTGTTTTCAGCGTGGGAATTGGTAAGTGGAACAATGATGAACAATACAGTCAACAAACATAACCAAAATATTTTCATAAAAAACCTTTTTGCAAGGGGTTAAGGTGGTCTAGAATAAGGCGTGCCATTGCTCAATGTCAACAAATTTGGGTAGGATGCTTAAAATGCCACAAGATTTGCACACAAAAATAAAAAACTTCCCTCGTTCGTCAGGGGTGTATTTGATGAAAGATAAGGCGGGGCATCTTCTCTACATTGGTAAGGCGACTTCACTGCGAGATCGGGTCAAAAGTTATTTTCTAAAACAAGCCGGTGATCGGTATCAAATTAAATATTTGATGGCCAAGGTGGCCGACATTGACTTTATCGTCACCGACAATGAAAAAGAAGCATTGCTGCTTGAAAATACCTACATTAAAAAATATCAACCCAAATATAATTTCTTTTTAAAAGACGACAAATCTTACGTTAGTCTGGCCTTGTCGGTGCAGCACCCCTTTCCTCGCCTTTATAAGACACGCAAAATTTTAAAAGACGGGACCCTTTATTTTGGACCTTATTCCAGTGCTTATGCCTGCCAATCGGTGGTTGAATTTGTGGGGCAGCACTTTCGCCTGCGCACCTGCCAAGACCATGACTTTGCCAATCGCAGTAGGCCTTGCCTTATGTATCAAATTAAAAAATGTGATGCGCCCTGTGTGGGTTATGTTTCTCAAGCAAAATATGCCGAGATGATTCAACAAGTAAAATTATTTCTTTATGGTCGAGATCAAGAACTTAAAAATAACGTGAAGGCACAAATGTTCCAAGCCGCTGAGGCAGAAAATTTTGAAGAAGCAGCCAGGCTTCGCGATTTGCTAAAAGACATTGAACGTACTTTAGAAAAACAAAAAGTCGTTTCACACCAAGACTACGATTGGGATGTGTTAAGTTATGACCGGCAGCAAAACCAAGTGGTTATTTGCATCATGATGATTCGAGCCGGAAAGTTAGCCGACACTCATTTTATTCCCTTAAAAGTTTATGAACCCGATGAAGAATTTTTGTCAAAGGTGGTTGTGCAATACTATGGTGAGACAAAATTTATTCCACCCATTTTATTGTTTTCTCGCTTACCAGCCGATGTTGGTGCATTGGCTGATTTGTTATCAGAACGGGCAGGTTTAAAAGTTCAATTGCGATTGCCGCAAAAAGGTGAAAAATTAAAAATGGTACAATTGGCAGAAAAAAACGCCAAAACACAATTGATGCAACGTCAGCAAAGGCAATCGAATGTTGAACTCATTTTAGAAAACTTAAAACAAGCCTTAAATTTAAAAAATCTGCCACGGGCCATTGAATGTTACGACATCTCTAATTTTCAGGGGCAAGATTCTGTAGGTTCGATGGTAACTTTTGTGGAGGGTGAACCTTATAAACAAGGCTACCGCCGGTTCAAAATTAAAACCGTTGATCAGGCTAACGATTTTGCCATGCTTTATGAAGTATTACAGCGGCGAATTCAAAATATCATTCAGCATCCTAGCGACTCAAAATGGAGTTTGCCTGATTTGATCATTATGGATGGCGGCAAGGCTCAACTCAATGTTGCTTTGAGGTTATTCAAGGAATTAAATATCATTAATATTGATGTGGTGGGGTTAGCTAAAAGTCGAATCAAAGAGAAAAAAGGTAAAAAATTTAAAACCCAAGAACGGGTTTTTTTGCCCAATCGGCTTAATCCCGTTGTCTTAGCAAACAACAGCCCTGAATTGCATTTATTACAAAGAATCCGTGATGAAGCCCATCGCTTTGGGATTACTTATCATCGTCAATTACGGGATAATACAGGAATGAAATCGCAGCTTAAAGATATTAGGCAAGTAGGGCCTAAACGTATGCAAAAACTCTTAACAACCTTTGGCAGTATTGAAGGTATTCAAGCAGCGGATCCTATCGCACTTGCCAAAGTGGCTCGTGTTTCTTTACAATTAGCCAAAAGCATTAAGGAGCAGCTATGAATTTTAAGCGTTGGGTATGGATATTAATTCTCTTTAATTTGATGGGGGTTAAAACTTGGGCGAAAAATTGGGACCCTCGATTGGCCGAAGCCAATCATTTAGCCTTCCAGGGGAATTATGCATCGGCCTTAAGAGTGATTGAGTCGTATATTCAAAGTGCACCCGATGATCCTAATGGGTACTTTATTAAGGGGAATATTTTAGACTGGAAAGCTGCATTAACAGGGCAGGGGCGGGCTGCCCAAAAAGAGATGGTTGATTTATTAGAAAAAGCCAACGACAAGGCCTTTCATTATTGGGATAAAGATCAAGAAAATGTCGATAAGCTCATTGATTTAGGGCAAAGTTATTTGTTTTTAGGTCGCAAATATTCGGATGTAGGTTCTTGGATGAAAGCCGTGCTTACGGCCAAAAAGTGTCAAAAACATTTGGAAAAGGCGGTTAAAAAGGATCCTAGTCGAGTGGATGCCTTATTGAGTTTAGGTGGTTTTCATTATTTAGCCGATAATATCCCCAGTGGTGCCAGGTCTTTTCGAGGCTTGTTGGGGATTAAGGGGAGCCGCAGCCAAGGCTTAAGCGAACTCAACAAAGCATTGGGTGGGAACCATCCTTTTGTTTGGGATACAAAGTATGCCTTGTTTAATATTTATTTAGACTATGAAAAAAATGCGAGCCTTGCGTTTAATTTTATCCAAAATTTAGAAAAAGAGTTCCCCAATAATCCTGAATTTAAATTTCAAAAAGCACGGACTTATGAATTACAAGATCGAACCAAAGGCATTCAAAGTTTTTTAGAGTTAGCTGATTTTTGTCAAAAAAATCCCTGCCATAAAAATTATCTTTTCTTAGCCTATTACCATGCGGGTCGTTTGAACAAAGACTTAGGGAAAAATGAACCAGCCAAAGACCTATTTGCCAAGGCCATTAGCTTTGACACAGGGTTTTACTCTAATCTGGCAGCAGAGGCACATTATTGGCCGGGGTTATTAGAAGAAGCTGCAAAAAATTATCCCACCGCCATCAACAAATATAAAAAGGCTAAAGAAGTAAGAGGCATTTCAAAAGAGCTTAAAAAAAATATTCAAAACTCATTAGAACAGCTTTGTTCTCGCCCTGAAGTGAATCATCAATGTTGATGGATCAATTATTCTCATCATAAAAATTAGTATTTATAATTAGGCATTATTTTGTTACTAAATTAGTAACTTTATGATATATGAATAGCATGAGTAACAGGACCCTCTCAAAACGGGAATCGGACCTCATTTTGGCTCTTGAATGGGAAAAGAAGCAGATCATCAGTTTGAGGGAAATCAGCCAACGTCTCCGGTGCTCATCGGTCTATGCAAGAAAACTGGCCCATGTTTTATCTAAGAAGGGTTGGTTAGAGCGCCTCTTGCGAGGCCATTATTTACTCATTGGAGCGAATCGTGGGTCCAAAGGTATTCCCGAGATGAATCCTTATTTTATCGCAAGACTTCTTCGCATACCTTATTTTTTTGCGTATCGCATTGCCTGTATTCATTATGGCTTGCTGACTCAAATTCCATCGGTTATTCATATT is a window of Deltaproteobacteria bacterium DNA encoding:
- a CDS encoding DUF2071 domain-containing protein, giving the protein MLYLFKRHRFPTKALLREALVLTFALPAALLEPWLAPSLKLETLHRDKKNYGLLYLTLFQMEALRLASLPSWLGKNLFLASYGLLVRYKTKNGKLLRGFRTLRSDTDQRVFSIFGNFFTHDYFQLADARINKNPHLIHIQLKTIYNQANLDLKIKFDHPTTALPKGSLFKNEKEAKLLGDLPNYYLNYERETHSMIVIPMERPQWRTQFVPTEIIRCSFFNQEGFNTSRPILLSSVYAHDIECLWKAGMCEAVNRGIF
- a CDS encoding 3-isopropylmalate dehydrogenase (catalyzes the oxidation of 3-isopropylmalate to 3-carboxy-4-methyl-2-oxopentanoate in leucine biosynthesis); this encodes MGKIYRLAIMPGDFIGKEVVIEEMRVLEVLAKKFGLQYTTTHYPHGGEHYVKTGELLPDSVVCELKDHDAIVFGAVGHPHLIKGEVEQGILLKIRFDLDQYVNLRPAKLYKGVDVPIKKLHPSLPDGYELIVVREGTSDLYTGKGEVKKNQAGAVVYATQIMEYTDLQVDRVNRYAFELARRKKSETGQDYPVVLGGKSNVLTNVFASLWQPRFEAMGKSEYPDVKIHYQHIDALNGPLLVSSSPEWFNIIVTGNMFGDIITDLTASLFGGMGVGASGCINPEGTSMFEPIHGSSPKDYGKGTVSPIAAILSGSLMLKEIGEKTAGIALEKAVEKVLASGKIPNLTIHSGVSTRQQADLIIQELLV
- a CDS encoding M15 family metallopeptidase — protein: MNKIFVALLLFFIPVAVWAQTKGLDNNPLVEVKQIIPDIVLDIRYATPNNFLKQTVYPEPVAFLRKTSVEKLKVAAEILRTQGYRIKLFDAYRPLTVQKKMWAIMPNSRYVANPSKGSVHNRGGAVDLTLVTLDGKDVEMPSEYDEFNEKAHHGYPMASDLAKNHVAILKEAMLKAGFKSIPTEWWHYNDPEAKAWPVLDK
- the uvrC gene encoding excinuclease ABC subunit UvrC — its product is MPQDLHTKIKNFPRSSGVYLMKDKAGHLLYIGKATSLRDRVKSYFLKQAGDRYQIKYLMAKVADIDFIVTDNEKEALLLENTYIKKYQPKYNFFLKDDKSYVSLALSVQHPFPRLYKTRKILKDGTLYFGPYSSAYACQSVVEFVGQHFRLRTCQDHDFANRSRPCLMYQIKKCDAPCVGYVSQAKYAEMIQQVKLFLYGRDQELKNNVKAQMFQAAEAENFEEAARLRDLLKDIERTLEKQKVVSHQDYDWDVLSYDRQQNQVVICIMMIRAGKLADTHFIPLKVYEPDEEFLSKVVVQYYGETKFIPPILLFSRLPADVGALADLLSERAGLKVQLRLPQKGEKLKMVQLAEKNAKTQLMQRQQRQSNVELILENLKQALNLKNLPRAIECYDISNFQGQDSVGSMVTFVEGEPYKQGYRRFKIKTVDQANDFAMLYEVLQRRIQNIIQHPSDSKWSLPDLIIMDGGKAQLNVALRLFKELNIINIDVVGLAKSRIKEKKGKKFKTQERVFLPNRLNPVVLANNSPELHLLQRIRDEAHRFGITYHRQLRDNTGMKSQLKDIRQVGPKRMQKLLTTFGSIEGIQAADPIALAKVARVSLQLAKSIKEQL
- a CDS encoding tetratricopeptide repeat protein, producing MNFKRWVWILILFNLMGVKTWAKNWDPRLAEANHLAFQGNYASALRVIESYIQSAPDDPNGYFIKGNILDWKAALTGQGRAAQKEMVDLLEKANDKAFHYWDKDQENVDKLIDLGQSYLFLGRKYSDVGSWMKAVLTAKKCQKHLEKAVKKDPSRVDALLSLGGFHYLADNIPSGARSFRGLLGIKGSRSQGLSELNKALGGNHPFVWDTKYALFNIYLDYEKNASLAFNFIQNLEKEFPNNPEFKFQKARTYELQDRTKGIQSFLELADFCQKNPCHKNYLFLAYYHAGRLNKDLGKNEPAKDLFAKAISFDTGFYSNLAAEAHYWPGLLEEAAKNYPTAINKYKKAKEVRGISKELKKNIQNSLEQLCSRPEVNHQC